The Actinosynnema mirum DSM 43827 genomic interval GCGCCGCTGGGCTGGTTCTTCAGCGCGTTCGGCTGGGTCGACCCGGTCGTGTCCACGCCGCTGCTCATCGGCTACGGCGCGTTGTGCGGCGGGCTGCTGGCGGGGGTGATCGGGCTGGTCGCGCACATCGTCCGGGGGCCCGGTGGCACGCCCGTGGTGCGGATGCGCGCGGACAGCTACGACGTGCTGACCGACGCCGAGTTCGCCCCCAGGGCCGCCCAGCTGCTCGACTCCCCGGACGCGCCGGTGCGCAGGGTGGAGACCTCCACGCCCTCCGCGACCATCCGCATCCGCCAGGAGGACCTGCCCGTCCACGCCCAGGACACCCCGCTGATGCACCCGCCCAAGAGCGGCAGGCTCAAGACCGACCCCGACGGGCACGACCCGGTGTGAGCCGTGCGCGTGGAAAACCCCGGCCGGGCGGTTGACGCGCGGAGCGCCGGCTACCCGCTGGGGTGACCACCGGGAGGAGGCGGCGGATGAGGGCCGTGGCGGTGCTGCTGGCCGGGGTGGTGGTCGCGCTCGCCTGGCGCGGGCACCGGGCGCGCGGCGAGCGGTGGCTGGTGGTGATCGTGGAGTGCGACCGGGTGCCCGCCACCTGGCCCGGCCCGCTGGGCGCCCTGGGCGACCGGGTGGAGATCCGCAACCGGCCCACCGCGCGCGGGGACGGCATCGAGCTGCTGGCCCGGCCGGTCGACGGCCGGGTCTCCCGCGCCGAGCTCAGGGCCGCGCTGCAGCGGGCCAAGGAGCTGGTGGAGGGCGCCGGCGGGCGGGTGCCGCCGCCGCGCTCGGACGTGGACCGGCCGGTGGGCGGCCGGGAGGAGCGGCGCTGACGCCGTGGACCGCCCGGCGCCGCTAGCCGGTGATCGCGCCGCGCGCGAACCAGAGCAGCGAGCGCGCCGCCGAGGCGCGGTCGAAGCGCTCCGGGTCGATGAGCGTCGTCAGGTGCAGGCCGTTGACCAGCGCCAGCGCGTCCGAGGCGAGCGCGTCCGGGGCGAGCGCGGTGCGGTGCGGCTCGAACAGCCCTCCAGGGACAGCCGCTGGTCCGGCTGGTCGGCGGGCGCCGGGAACTGCACCAGGCACTCGTGCAGGCGCTCGACCGGGTCGCGCCCGGCGTCCGCGGTGCCCAGGTCCGCGAGCCCGCCGCTGACGTGCCCCTCGGCGACCACGCGGCACAGCTCGGCCTGGCTGGGGAAGCGGTGGCGCCGCGGTGTGCCCACGCGGCGTGCCGGACAGGGGGTGGGCCGACGTCCACGCCGGACCTGCCCGCCGGGGACCGTGATGGGGTTGTTGTTGCGGTGGACTGCTTCCGTGACCCCCGCCGCGAGAACCGGGGTAGCGTCAAGATCGTGACGACTAACCCGGATCGAGGCCGGAACCGCTCCCAACTCGTGGGCGCGCTGGCGGTCGCGGTCCTGTCCGCGCTGAGCTGGTTCGCCTGGTTCGGCTGGGACACCGAGTACGACCTGTCGCCCGACGGGCTCGACCGCACCGGGCCGTACCAGGTGTGGCAGGGCGTCGGGTGCGCGGTGTGCCTGCTGCTGGTGCTCGTCGGGGCCGTGGTGCTGCGCGGGGTGCGGCCGTCGTTCGCGGCGGCGGGCACGACGGTCGGGTTCACCCTCGGGTTCACCGTCTCGGCGGCGATCATCTCCGACGACGGGCTGTTCGTGATCGGGTCCGTGCTGGCGTTCCTCGGCGCGGCGGCCTGCAGCGCGCTGGTCGCGTTCGGGGCCCAGCGGTTCGCCGGGCGGGGCCGGGTCGCGCCCGGTCCGTGACGGCTGCGGCTCGCCGGAAAGCGTGAACCCCCGGCGCTCCGGGGGAGGGTTCCCGCCCGCTGCACTAGCGTTGGGGCGCAGGCGATGCGCTCGTCCGCGCGTCCACCGCTCGGGGAATCGGGGAGCGCCATGCCCACCACCCGCACGGGGGTCCGGGTCCGCTCGGTCGTCCCCGGCCGCCAGCGCTGGCAGGTCCCGCACGTGCGCGCGAACCCCCGCGCCGCGTTCGCCCTGGAGACCGCGCTGCTGAGGCGGTCCGGCATCACCCACGTCCGGGCGAACCCGGTCACCGGTCGGGTGCTGGTGCTGCACCGCCGGTCGCTGGGCGTCACCGAGATCGGGGCCGCGCTGCGGGACGCGGTGACGGCAACGTCCGGGGTCTACGCCCCGACCGAGGGCGCACGCCACCCGTTCGTGCGGCTCGGGGTGGCCAGCGGGGTGTCGTCGGTGCTGCTGCGCGGGGTCCTCGGCCGCGCGGCTCTCGGGGTGCCGCTGCTGCTCGTCGTGGGCGGGGTCGTGGTCCTGGCCGCCGAGGCGCGACGACGCCCACCGGGGCGGGACGACGTGCCCGCCCAGCTCACCGGGCAGCGTCGTGAGCGCGCCCAGCGTTCGCGCCCTCAACGTCCCCGCCCCAGGCGCGGGCGGCCCGGTGACGTCGACGGGTCGCGCTCGTTCTCCGCGGGCGCGGCGGGCGCGGCGGGCATGACCGGCGCGGCGCTCCGCCCCGAGCCGTCCGACCCGCCCACCCGGCACCGCCTGGACCGCGACCCCGCCCCGTCCCCGCACGCCCTCGTGCCCACGCAGGCCCGCCCGCTGCACCGCCGGGTGCCCCGGCACCGGTGAACCGGGACGGCCCGCCCGCTGCGCGTGTCCGGGCCGGTCGTCGGTGCGTGCTCTCGGATCGGACCGTGACACCTGCAGACCGCGCGTGTCCGGCCCGGTCGTCGGTGCGTGCTCTCGGATCGGATCGCGACACTCGCAGACCGCGCGTGTCCGGCCCGGTCGTCGGTGTGCGCTCTCGGATCGGACCGTGACACCTGCAGACCGCGCGTGTCCGGCCCGGTCGTCGGTGCGTGCTCTCGGATCGGATCGCGACACTCGCAGACCGCGCGTGCCCGGCACGCCCGTCGGCGAGCGGGCCCGGTTCGTGATTGCCCGTCACCCGTGCGTGTCCTGCTCGGCCGTCGGTGGGCGGGTCCAGGCCAGGATCGCCCGTCGTCCGCGCGCCCCCGGCCCGCCCGCCTGCGCGGCCCGGCTCAGATCACGATCACCCGCCGCCCCCGTGCGTGCCCGGCCTGGCTGTCGGCGTGGGCCCGCGCGGTCTCGGCGAGCGGGTAGGCGCGTTCGACCGGGATGCGCAGCGCGCCCCTCGTGATCAGGTCGACCGCCTCGGCCAGCGCGGCGGGCACGTCGTGGGCCGCGCCGGAGAACCGGACGCCGTGCTCGGCGGCGGCCCGGTCGGCGATGGTGATCACCTTCCGCGGGTCGCCGGTCAGCGCGACCAGGTCGGGGAGCACGCCCGACCCGGCCAGGTCGAGCGCCGCGTCCACCGGACCCAGCGCCCGCACCCGCTCGACCCACCCCGGCCCGTAGGTCGTGGCGGTCGCGCCGAGGTCGCGCAGGTAGTCCTGGTTCGCCTCGCTCGCGGTCCCGACCACCCGCACGCCCCGGTCGCGCGCGATCTGGAGCACCGCCGACCCGACGCCCCCGGACGCCCCGCTGACCAGCAGCGACTGCCCCTCCCGCACGCCGACCTCGCGCAGCACCCGCAGCGCCGTCTCCACCACCGACGGGTACCCGGCGGCCTCCTCGAACGAGAGCCCCTCGGGGAGGTGGGCCCACGCCGTCAGCACCGCGAACTCCGCGCAGGTCTCGATCCCCTCGCCGAACACCCGGTCGCCGACCGCGACCCCGTCGACCCCCGCGCCGACCTGGTCCACCACCCCGGCCGCGTCCAGCCCGGTCCCGGCGGGCAGCGGCACCGGGAACTGGCCCTCGCGCACCCGCCAGTCGAACGGGTTCACCCCCGCCGCCCGCACCACGATCCGCACCTGCCCGGCCCCGGC includes:
- a CDS encoding general stress protein codes for the protein MSRAQHQPTDPDRPQTAVGTYDRYAEAERAVELLSDRHFPVDRATIVGRGLHSFEQVAAGPGSLSVASTAAGFGALIGAPLGWFFSAFGWVDPVVSTPLLIGYGALCGGLLAGVIGLVAHIVRGPGGTPVVRMRADSYDVLTDAEFAPRAAQLLDSPDAPVRRVETSTPSATIRIRQEDLPVHAQDTPLMHPPKSGRLKTDPDGHDPV
- a CDS encoding HMA2 domain-containing protein, whose protein sequence is MPTTRTGVRVRSVVPGRQRWQVPHVRANPRAAFALETALLRRSGITHVRANPVTGRVLVLHRRSLGVTEIGAALRDAVTATSGVYAPTEGARHPFVRLGVASGVSSVLLRGVLGRAALGVPLLLVVGGVVVLAAEARRRPPGRDDVPAQLTGQRRERAQRSRPQRPRPRRGRPGDVDGSRSFSAGAAGAAGMTGAALRPEPSDPPTRHRLDRDPAPSPHALVPTQARPLHRRVPRHR
- a CDS encoding NADP-dependent oxidoreductase, giving the protein MKKISYSEHGGPDVLRLVDADEPSAGAGQVRIVVRAAGVNPFDWRVREGQFPVPLPAGTGLDAAGVVDQVGAGVDGVAVGDRVFGEGIETCAEFAVLTAWAHLPEGLSFEEAAGYPSVVETALRVLREVGVREGQSLLVSGASGGVGSAVLQIARDRGVRVVGTASEANQDYLRDLGATATTYGPGWVERVRALGPVDAALDLAGSGVLPDLVALTGDPRKVITIADRAAAEHGVRFSGAAHDVPAALAEAVDLITRGALRIPVERAYPLAETARAHADSQAGHARGRRVIVI